From the genome of Flavobacterium ovatum, one region includes:
- a CDS encoding GYDIA family GHMP kinase, whose protein sequence is MKKTFYSNGKLLITGEYLVLDGAKAFALPTQLGQNLIIEDGENQKIQWKSYDSDGSVWFEDTILFTDITNYIPTETETVKNTLTTILYQAYLQNPEFINLNQGYNIQTELTFSRKWGLGTSSTLINNIAQWLSIDAFELLNTSFGGSGYDIACAQNDSPILYQLENGKPIVEKITFDPEYTNEIYFVYLNRKQSSKTAIANYNVNKNQNLDSSIAKNNLITQEVIHASTVESFRHAIERHEAKMSHLLETCTVKELLFPDFKGTIKSLGAWGGDFVMVISPKNPADYFFEKGFSIMFTFDQLILE, encoded by the coding sequence ATGAAAAAAACATTTTACAGCAACGGTAAACTTTTAATTACAGGTGAATATCTAGTTTTAGATGGCGCTAAAGCCTTTGCTCTTCCAACACAATTAGGTCAAAATTTGATTATTGAAGATGGCGAAAACCAAAAAATTCAATGGAAAAGTTATGATTCCGATGGAAGTGTATGGTTTGAAGATACCATTTTATTTACAGACATTACCAATTATATTCCCACAGAAACAGAAACTGTAAAAAACACTTTGACGACAATATTGTATCAAGCCTATTTACAGAATCCGGAATTCATAAATTTGAACCAAGGATATAACATTCAAACAGAACTTACTTTTTCCAGAAAATGGGGACTAGGTACATCATCAACTTTAATCAATAATATTGCGCAATGGCTTAGTATCGACGCATTCGAACTATTAAATACAAGTTTTGGGGGTAGTGGTTACGATATTGCTTGTGCTCAAAATGATAGTCCTATTCTCTATCAACTAGAGAATGGAAAGCCAATTGTCGAAAAAATTACATTTGATCCAGAATATACTAACGAAATCTACTTTGTTTACTTAAACAGAAAACAAAGTAGTAAAACAGCGATTGCTAACTATAACGTCAATAAAAATCAAAACTTAGATAGTAGTATCGCCAAAAACAACTTAATTACTCAAGAGGTAATTCATGCCAGCACAGTAGAATCTTTTCGTCATGCCATTGAAAGACACGAAGCTAAAATGAGCCATCTACTAGAAACCTGTACCGTAAAAGAATTACTTTTTCCTGATTTCAAAGGAACGATAAAAAGTCTTGGTGCTTGGGGAGGAGATTTCGTTATGGTAATTTCTCCTAAAAATCCAGCAGATTACTTTTTTGAAAAAGGGTTTTCTATTATGTTTACTTTCGACCAGTTGATATTAGAGTAA